In Streptomyces sp. HUAS ZL42, the DNA window TTCATCGACGGCCGTGAGACACCGGTGCCGGCGAAGCCGGTGGAGCGTCCGGACGTACGGGTGCTGCCGTTCGGGGCGCCGGGCGCGCCGGTCCCTCCGGGGGCCGAGCGGCAAGTTGATGAGCCGTCAAGTCCAGTGACCTCCGGGGCGGTTGTGAGGCCGGAGGCGCCGCCCGTCAAGGCTGTGGCCAAGAAGGCGACGAAGGCCCCCGCGAAGCCTGCCGCCAAGGCCCCCGCCAAGACGACGGCCAAGGCGCCGGCGCGGCCCCGCAGGACGGCGCCGCGGGCCGCGGGTTCCGCGCGGTCCGGCCCCCGGCACATGGACGGCGATTCCGCCACCCGCCCGGACGGCGATTCCGCCACCCGCCCGGACGGCGGGCCCGACACCCGTCGGGCGGGCGGCGAGGACACGGAGAGCTGAGACGGCATGGGGACCACGGGGGCAGGTGAGGACATGGGGACGTACGAGCCGGGCGAGGCAGGCGCGGGCCACGGCGGCACGACGCTGACCACGGAGATCCGGCGTGTCCTGGACCGGGTCGACGCCCACGCGGCCCGCGCCGGGCAGCGGCCCCCGGTCGCCCCGGAGGCAACCGACGGCGGCGAGTCCCCACGCTCTGCCGACGCACCGGGCGCCGGCGACGCGCCCGTCCCCGGCCCGGAACACGAAGCGCCCGGCCGCACCCCCGCCCTCCCCGGCCCCGGCACCGCCCCCCTGGACGCCCTCGTCGCCTGCTTCGGGCTCACCGCCTTCGAGCGGGACATCGTCCTGCTCACCGCCGCCGACGAGCTGGACCCGACCGCCGCGGCGCGCTGTGCCGCGGCCGCCGGGGATCCGCAGCGGGCGTACCCCACCTTCTCGCTCGCCCTGGCCGCGCTGGCCGAACCGCACTGGAGCGCGCTCACACCCGTCGCGCCGCTGCGGCGCTGGCGGATCGTCGAACTGGACGACGCCTCGCGGCTGACGACGTCGCGGCTCCGGCTCGACGAACGCATCCTGCACTTCCTGCTGGGCTCGCCCTACCTGGACGCCCGCCTGCACGGGCAGTTGCGCCGCGGCCCGGTGCCGGACGCGCTGCCGCCGTCGTACGACCTGGCCGCGAGCCGGCTCGCCGAGGGCTGGGCCGGCGCCCCGGAGGGGACCCCCTTGGTCGAGGTGACCGGCGGCGATGCGCGCAGCCGTGCCGACGTCGCCGCCGCCGCGGCCGCCCGCTCCGGGCTCGGGCTGTACGCCATGAGCGCCGAGGACGTCCCGGGAGACCCCGCCGAGCGCGACCGGCTGTCCCGGCTGTGGCAGCGCGAAGCGATCCTGCTGCCGGCCGCGCTCCTCGTCGAGGTGGGCGAGCTGGACCGTGACCAGCGGGCGGCGACCGAGGCGTTCCTCGCCGGGGCCGCCGTACCGGTCGTGGTGTCGAGCGAGGACCCGCTGCGCTCGGAGCGGCCGCACGGAGCCCGGGTCGCCGTGCCGCGCCTCGACGACGAGGAGCAACTCGACCTGTGGGACGAGGCGTTCGAGGCCGTCGACCTCGACGAGGACGAACTCCGCTCACTCGTGGCGCAGTTCCAGCTGCCGCCGCACGTCGTACGGACCGCGGCCGCCTCCGTACGTCGCCGCCTGCCGTACGAGGAGGAGCTCGACGTCGCCGAACTCGCCTGGCGGGCGGGGCTCGACGAGGCCCGCATCGGGATGGACGAGCTGGGCCGCCGCATCGAGCCGCGGGCCGGCTGGGACGACCTCGTGCTGCACGAACGCCAGACCAGCGTGCTCAGGGAGATCGTCGCGCATGTCCGGCAGCGGCCCACCGTCCACCAGGAGTGGGGCTTCGCGGCCACCCTGCGCCGCGGGCTCGGCGTCACCGCGCTCTTCGCGGGCGGCTCCGGCACCGGAAAGACCCTGGCCGCCGAGGTCATGGCGAACGAACTCGGCCTCGACCTGTTCGTCATCGACCTCTCGCAGGTGGTCAGCAAGTACATCGGCGAGACCGAGAAGAACCTCCGCCGGGTCTTCGACGCCGCCGAACGCGGCGGTGCCCTGCTGCTGTTCGACGAGGCCGACGCC includes these proteins:
- a CDS encoding AAA family ATPase, with protein sequence MGTYEPGEAGAGHGGTTLTTEIRRVLDRVDAHAARAGQRPPVAPEATDGGESPRSADAPGAGDAPVPGPEHEAPGRTPALPGPGTAPLDALVACFGLTAFERDIVLLTAADELDPTAAARCAAAAGDPQRAYPTFSLALAALAEPHWSALTPVAPLRRWRIVELDDASRLTTSRLRLDERILHFLLGSPYLDARLHGQLRRGPVPDALPPSYDLAASRLAEGWAGAPEGTPLVEVTGGDARSRADVAAAAAARSGLGLYAMSAEDVPGDPAERDRLSRLWQREAILLPAALLVEVGELDRDQRAATEAFLAGAAVPVVVSSEDPLRSERPHGARVAVPRLDDEEQLDLWDEAFEAVDLDEDELRSLVAQFQLPPHVVRTAAASVRRRLPYEEELDVAELAWRAGLDEARIGMDELGRRIEPRAGWDDLVLHERQTSVLREIVAHVRQRPTVHQEWGFAATLRRGLGVTALFAGGSGTGKTLAAEVMANELGLDLFVIDLSQVVSKYIGETEKNLRRVFDAAERGGALLLFDEADALFGKRSEVKDSHDRYANLEVSYLLMRMEAYRGLAILTTNMKKALDTAFLRRIRFLVDFPFPAEHERAEIWRRVLPPQAPVKDIDPALLAQLTVAGGSIRNIALSGAFLAAEEGDRLQMRHMLAAARTEYLKLERALTPSEVRGWV